One genomic region from Podarcis raffonei isolate rPodRaf1 chromosome Z, rPodRaf1.pri, whole genome shotgun sequence encodes:
- the LOC128406498 gene encoding uncharacterized protein LOC128406498 has protein sequence MMFRFRRRTFLATGVCLVALASILTLSYYRIQKYSLLPKLVTQKEKDLCKGWVTNNSISALSDNRSFIITPYFDDRVEKQTRVIGIVHHKEVKDHYCWFCCPADDVAFISKASIEFHLDRFGFPYVVTDLICLEPSHCEPRYMALQSSGEGSDSGMSPRFEIKNRQRQRTLVDFTVCISTMFGDYNNILQFVQSMEMYKFLGVQKVVIYKNSCSQLMEKVLQFYVVEGTVEVVPWPITSYLSVSNEWHFTNDGTKIGYYGQIAALNDCVYRNMYRSRYVLLNDIDEIILPVQHMDWKTLMQNLEKQNPEIGIFLFENHIFPNNVFTSPPVHVPHSWNMVPGVNILQHVLREPNKKEIINPRKMIVDPRKVVQTSVHSVLQGIGGSVEVPADVAIVFHCRSPLQPDLPRESLINDTILWRYSTSLIGRVNKVLQKIPFEVVK, from the coding sequence ATGATGTTCCGTTTTCGAAGAAGAACTTTTTTAGCTACAGGGGTATGTCTGGTGGCTCTTGCCTCTATACTAACACTTTCCTACTACCGGATACAGAAATACTCTTTACTACCCAAACTTGttacacagaaagaaaaagaccTCTGCAAAGGATGGGTCACCAATAACTCAATCTCTGCTTTGAGTGACAACAGATCTTTTATCATCACTCCATACTTCGATGACAGGGTGGAAAAGCAGACTCGGGTGATTGGGATTGTACATCACAAGGAAGTTAAGGACCACTATTGCTGGTTTTGTTGCCCAGCTGATGATGTGGCCTTTATCTCTAAGGCTTCAATAGAGTTCCACTTGGATCGTTTTGGATTTCCATATGTGGTCACAGACTTGATTTGTTTGGAACCCTCACACTGTGAGCCTCGTTACATGGCATTGCAGTCATCTGGCGAAGGATCTGACAGTGGCATGTCACCacggtttgaaataaaaaatcgCCAGCGACAAAGGACTCTGGTGGACTTCACAGTGTGCATCTCCACCATGTTTGGAGACTATAACAACATCCTCCAATTCGTGCAGAGCATGGAAATGTATAAATTCCTTGGAGTGCAGAAGGTGGTGATCTATAAGAACAGCTGCAGCCAGTTGATGGAGAAAGTCCTTCAATTCTATGTGGTGGAAGGTACTGTGGAGGTGGTGCCCTGGCCAATCACATCCTATCTCAGTGTTTCTAATGAATGGCATTTCACGAATGATGGGACCAAAATTGGCTACTATGGACAAATCGCTGCTCTGAATGACTGTGTCTACCGGAATATGTACAGGAGCAGGTACGTTCTGCTGAATGACATTGATGAAATTATTCTTCCCGTTCAACATATGGATTGGAAAACCTTGATGCAAAACCTTGAGAAACAAAATCCGGAGATTGGTATCTTCCTCTTTGAGAACCACATTTTCCCAAATAATGTCTTCACCTCCCCCCCTGTTCATGTTCCACATTCTTGGAATATGGTACCTGGAGTCAACATCCTGCAGCATGTCCTCCGAGAACCAAACAAGAAAGAGATCATAAACCCAAGGAAAATGATTGTTGATCCGAGGAAAGTGGTTCAGACATCTGTTCACTCTGTCCTTCAGGGGATCGGAGGCAGTGTGGAAGTCCCTGCAGATGTTGCAATTGTCTTCCACTGTCGGTCTCCTTTACAACCGGATTTGCCCAGGGAATCCCTGATCAACGACACAATACTCTGGAGATATAGCACATCACTAATAGGTAGAGTTAACAAAGTGCTACAGAAGATACCATTTGAAGTGGTGAAGTAG